From Trichoplusia ni isolate ovarian cell line Hi5 chromosome 20, tn1, whole genome shotgun sequence, a single genomic window includes:
- the LOC113503707 gene encoding uncharacterized protein LOC113503707: MEGAVTPDGGRRTRAALAEIPVRLDRLRVTPLQPVTNIRERSPALPSGYLSPAPSPDELLIQQRGRKRLPVTWSPDIELKRNSTFHSVVRTPPKDNHLSPLKLGVTLRSTPRKRLLLDNERIPLTPEKIDFSDISTPQKFKITSPLKSTPPMKRIRMERTMTPDFKGPIDTALKGLSPTQLIRMIKNITYKHPEIEQEIRSEMPVPDLTPLEERLSYLKSNIFKSLPTSRLTSKTDSPAYSRVSTHLAAFKKCVVDQGKILVESQHWESVIQYVFLAWNYVKATPVWDNQPHNAQRKQCFKALTTFCMTALKKGALQKDVLADVQDKLQGMVADSEEIISCLKYVQSQVQDVL, encoded by the exons ATGGAGGGCGCGGTGACACCAGACGGTGGGCGTCGCACTCGCGCGGCGCTCGCCGAGATCCCGGTCCGGCTCGATCGTCTCCGTGTCACCCCCCTGCAGCCCGTCACTAATATACGGGAGCGCTCTCCTGCATTACCCTCTGGCTATCTCAGTCCTGCACCATCTCCTGACGAACTGCTGATACAGCAGAGAG GCCGTAAGCGTCTGCCAGTAACATGGTCGCCGGACAtcgaattaaaaagaaactctaCATTTCATTCGGTTGTACGAACTCCGCCAAAGGACAACCACCTCTCGCCTTTAAAACTCGGAGTCACTCTACGTTCAACGCCACGAAAACGCCTCTTACTTGACAATGAACGTATTCCTCTCACTCCCGAAAAAATTGACTTTAGCGACATCAGCACTCCCCAAAAGTTCAAGATAACCAGCCCTCTTAAAAGCACCCCACCCATGAAAAGAATCAGAATGGAGAGAACAATGACTCCCGATTTTAAAGGTCCCATTGACACTGCTCTTAAAGGTTTGAGCCCTACACAACTCATTCGCATgatcaaaaatataacatacaagCACCCAGAAATCGAGCAAGAGATCAGGAGTGAAATGCCTGTGCCTGACCTAACGCCACTTGAAGAGCGCCTTAGCTATTTGAAGAGCAACATTTTCAAAAGCCTACCGACATCTCGTCTCACTTCCAAAACTGATTCCCCAGCTTATTCACGTGTTTCGACACATTTAGCAGCTTTCAAAAAGTGTGTTGTTGATCAGGGTAAGATCTTGGTCGAGTCTCAGCATTGGGAATCAGTGATACAGTATGTATTTCTTGCTTGGAATTATGTTAAGGCCACTCCCGTTTGGGACAACCAACCTCATAATGCTCAAAGAAAACAATGCTTTAAAGCGCTCACTACGTTTTGCATGACGGCGCTCAAAAAGGGTGCTTTGCAGAAAGATGTTTTAGCTGATGTGCAAGACAAACTCCAAGGAATGGTGGCAGATAGCGAGGAAATCATTTCTTGCTTGAAGTATGTCCAAAGCCAAGTACAAGATGTCTTGTAA